In the genome of Marinomonas algicola, the window GTTAATGGCTTTCAGTCCTTTAAAAATTTCCAAGTGGCTGGGGCTATAGTCAACAGGGGAAATATCAGCAATCATCAATTTAATAATACGTTCGGGAGCATCTGATGCAATTTGCATTGCAACTTTTCCTCCCATCGAATGTCCAAGTAGGTAAGATTCCGTAATAGAGTTATGATCCATCCATTCAATGATGGCTTTCGCTGTATTAGGGTAGGTAGCTTCTTTTAACTCGGAGGAGTTTCCATGGTTCGGAAGGTCTAAACAGTGTACTTGATAGTACTCACTTAGGTTCTGCGCGATTGAATGCCAGTTATCGCAATTACCAAATAGTCCATGAAGTATTATAAGGTGTTTACCTGTTTGACCATATTGTTTCGCATAAATCATAGTTGTGCATCTGTATGTTAAATTACCAGTTTAACAAGTTTCTTACTTTTCAATAAAGACCGTTTTACATGTTAGATAAATATTTTATTAAGCACCTACGTGACCCATTAACTAAAGTGGCCTTTTTGGCTGTGCGGGCTGGTATTACAGCAAATCAAATAACCATCTTAGGCTTTATAATAGGGATGATGTCTCTACCCGCATTGTTATATCAGAGATATGAGTTAGCATTATTGTTCATTTTATTAAATCGCTTTATGGATGGGCTGGATGGTGCTGTTGCTAGGTTGAAACAACCCACTGACTTAGGAGGGTACCTTGACATAACCTTAGACTTCATTTTTTATTCGGCTGTGGTTTTTGGTTTTGCTTTGGCTGATTCAAGTAATAATGCGATAGCGGCCGCATTTCTTATTTTTTCTTTTATGGGAACGGGAAGCAGCTTTTTGGCTTTTGCCGTCATGGCTGAAAAAAGAGAAATTCGTAGCTTAGACTACGGGAGTAAATCCTTGTTTTATCTTGGCGGCTTAGCTGAAGGGGGTGAAACAATTGGTTTTTACATTTTCGTATGTATTTTTCCTAGTTATTTTGCCATTGCAGCGTGGTTATTTGGTGGGATTTGCTGGCTTACAACCTGCACTCGATTATATGCAGGTTATAGGACATTGAAGTAGAGGCTACCTTATTTACTAACTAAGAAAAGCAATTTCAATATCACTTTTCACAATGGCGCAACAGGCTAACAAATAACCACTTTGAACCCAGGCCAATGGTTCTGAAGGGTACATGACATGACCTCTAATTAATTTTAATGAGCAAGAACTGCAATAGCCTTCTCGGCACTGATATTCCACAAAAACCCCAGCTCTTTCGAGCTGAGGTAATAATGGTTCTTGGTCATTTACCAATATTTGTTTCTTTCCCCACAGCACTCTATGAAGGGGAGTATCTTGGCTGTCTTTTAGTGGTGTATTAGAGGTCAAAGTCATCGAAATCTGATTCACCTAAATCGTTATCAATTTGGCCAACTAAGTAAGAGCTTATTTCTGCTTCCTGAGGAGCAACTTGTACATTATCACTAACCAACCATGAGTTAATCCAAGGGATAGGGTTACTTTTAGTATTAAAATAAGGCTCTAGACCAACGGCTTGCATGCGCATGTTGGTAATGTATTCTACATATTGACTTAAAATCTGGGCATTTAGACCAATCATAGAGCCATCTTTGAACAGATAGCGTGACCAATCTTTTTCTTGTTCTGCCGCTTCAATAAAAATATTTATCATGTCTTCTTTGCATTCACGAGCAATAACAGCCATTTCAGGGTCATCTC includes:
- a CDS encoding alpha/beta fold hydrolase, yielding MIYAKQYGQTGKHLIILHGLFGNCDNWHSIAQNLSEYYQVHCLDLPNHGNSSELKEATYPNTAKAIIEWMDHNSITESYLLGHSMGGKVAMQIASDAPERIIKLMIADISPVDYSPSHLEIFKGLKAINLKKIKNRSEADEQLSNYVSDINVKRFLLKNLIKKEETFSWRIALDTLQNNYQTILKKPLMNKAYTKPTLFIKGERSHYIEPEHKNAILEHFPNTTVKTIQGTGHWLHAEKPVPFISLIKRFCTP
- the yfaE gene encoding class I ribonucleotide reductase maintenance protein YfaE, with translation MTLTSNTPLKDSQDTPLHRVLWGKKQILVNDQEPLLPQLERAGVFVEYQCREGYCSSCSLKLIRGHVMYPSEPLAWVQSGYLLACCAIVKSDIEIAFLS
- a CDS encoding CDP-alcohol phosphatidyltransferase family protein encodes the protein MLDKYFIKHLRDPLTKVAFLAVRAGITANQITILGFIIGMMSLPALLYQRYELALLFILLNRFMDGLDGAVARLKQPTDLGGYLDITLDFIFYSAVVFGFALADSSNNAIAAAFLIFSFMGTGSSFLAFAVMAEKREIRSLDYGSKSLFYLGGLAEGGETIGFYIFVCIFPSYFAIAAWLFGGICWLTTCTRLYAGYRTLK